Sequence from the Mycobacterium florentinum genome:
CACAGCCAGGTGTGCGGGACGATGCATGCCCAATTGCCGGAGGATACCTGCGCGAGCAGCGAAGCCACAGAATCGGTTTCGACCTGCGGGGTGACGGTGATGCCGTGGCCGGCGAAGGCCTCGTCGATGATCTGACGGTCCCGCATATCGGCGGTGAGCAATGCCAGCGGCAGCTGCGCGGCATCCGGCCACGCCAACGTCGATGCGGCCGAAGGCAACATGTCCGCCGGCGACACCAGCACGTAGCGCTCCGCGTAGAGCGGCACCAGGTCCACGTCGTGGGCGTCGTCGTGCGCCGCGTGCACGATGGCGGCGTCCAACTCGAATTCACGCAAGCGCCGATACAGTTCGGTGGCGGCCAACCGGGAATTGATCTGCACCTTGACCAACGGATGCGCCGAGCAGAAGGCCGAAAGCACCAGGGACGCCGTTGTCGACGCGGTGGGCACGGTACCCAGCCGGAGCGTGCCGGTGATCCCCGACCGCACGGCATGCACCTCGGCCTTGAACGCATCGTGCTCGGCCAGAATCCGCTTGGCCCACACGACCAGTCGCTCCCCTTCGGGGGTGAGGCCTTCGAAGCTGTGCCCGCGGTTGATCAACGTGACGTTGAGTTCACGTTCCAGCTTGGCGATCGCGGCGGACAGCGCGGGTTGCGACACGTAGCACTTCTCGGCAGCCCGGGCGAAATGGCGTTCCTGGGCGACCGCGACGAAGTACTCCAGCTGACGAAAGAGCACCTCACCTCCTCGGTCTGGGCACCGATTCCGCTGAGGTTAACATTCCTGATTCCGGCAGGCCGCCGCGTTGAGCTGGTCCGCCGACCGTCGACTTGTTGGGCGCAAACATCCGGTTTTGGCACGACAAGTCGACGCTGGTCAACGAATAGTGTTCTCGTTCAACGGCATCGGCGCATCGCCGCCTGACAAGTCCAGGAAGTCGCGTTGCACGTCGATCAGCACCAACGCCGCCGAACCCGCGCGCGGCTGGATGTAGTGATCCGCTGACGCCATGCCCGCTCCCTCGCCGGACGCCGCCGGCGACGAGATCGAACTCAACCGGTGATCGGATCGTTACCGTGGAGACCGGGCAGGAGTGTCATTGTTTGCTAGAAGCCGTAATGGTCAGACTGCCAGTAGAATATCGTCGTGTTGATCGCACCATCTCGGAGGGTTGACGCCATGCGTCGTGGGGTTCGTTATCTATTTGTTATGGTCGCGATCACGGGCTTGGGCGTGATGGGATCCGGCATCCAAGCGGTGGCCTCGGTCCCGGTGCCCGAGCCAACCCCGGTCGTCGCCGCGATTTTGCCGGCCGATGGCGCGCTGGTGGGAGTTGCGCACCCGGTCGTCGTGAAATTCAGCGCGCCGGTGATCGACCGTGCCGCCGTCGAGCGGTCCATCCACGTGGCCTCGCCGAGCAACATCGCCGGACACTTCGAGTGGCCCGAGAACAATGTCGTGCAATGGGTTCCGAACCAGTACTGGCCCGCCCACAGCCACGTTTCGGTGGGCGTCCAAGAGCTGACAACGGGCTTCGACACCGGCGACGCATTCCTGGGTGTCGCGAGCATCTCCGGGCACACCTTCACCGTCAGCAGGGACGGGGAAATTCTGCGCACGATGCCCGCCTCGATGGGTAAGCCCGCCCGCCCGACGCCGGTCGGCAACTTCACCGCCCTCGAGAAGCAACGCAGCGTGGTCATGGACTCGCGGACCATCGGCATCCCGCTGAGCGCCCCCGACGGATACAAGATCACCGCTCAGTACGCGGTCCGGGTCACCTGGAGCGGGGTCTACGTGCACTCGGCACCCTGGTCGGTCGATTCACAGGGCCACGCCAACGTCAGTCACGGATGCATCAATCTGAGCCCGGACAACGCCGCGTGGTACTTCAACAACGTCAACGTCGGCGACCCCATCCAGGTCGTCGCGTAGCAATCCCGGGTATCGGGGCACCAGCAAATCTGTGCCGCCGCGCTGGCTGCGGCCCTGGACAAGGCTGTGGCCACAGTCACAGTGATCCGGTGGAAGACTCGTAGCGGGCGGGTCGTTGGCGCTAACAGATCGTCCGAACGAGAGGCTGGGCATGAGTACTGATGCGAAGCACGAGAACGGGACAGGTACGAGTGCTCAGATCACGCCGCGAGAACGAGTAACCGAGCGGATCCTGCGGGTGGAGGCGACCGATGAGCAATATCGGAACGCCAAGCCCCATCTCGCGCTCCAGGCAGCGGCCCGCCAGCCCGGCCTTCGACTGCCGCAGATCCTGGAGATGTTCGTCGAGGGCTACGGCGACCGGCCCGCACTCGGGTGGCGGGCCCGCGAGTTGACGACCGACCCCGCCACCGGCCGCACCACCTCCCAGCTGCTGCACCGATTCGACACCATCAGCTACCGCGATCTGTGGGCCAACGTCCGCGCCGTCGCGACGGCGTGGCGACGCGACGAGGTCAACCCGCTGACGCCGGGCGACGTGGTCGCCACCCTCGGCTTCGCGAGCCCCGAGTACTTGACGCTGGATCTGGTCACCGGTTACCTCGGCCTGGTTGCGGTGCCCCTGCAACACAACGCAACCGCCTCTCGGTTGCAGCCCATCGTTGCCGAAATCGAACCCCAGGTGCTGGCCACCGGCGCGGGGTATCTGGACCTCGCCGTGGAGACGGTGCTGGGCAGCACGTCGTTGCGGCGCCTGGTGGTCTTCGACTACCGACCGGAGATTGACGACCAGCGGGAGAACCTGGAGCGCGCGCGGGCGAAGCTCGCCGACGCCGGCATGGCGGTGACCATCGAGACCTTCGACGAATTGGTCGAGCGTGGCCGTGCCCTGCCACCGGTGCCGATCTACACCGGCGAAACCGACGAGCGCCTGGCCCTGATCATGTACACCTCGGGCAGCACCGGGCTGCCCAAGGGTGCGATGTACACCGAGCGCATGGTCTTGAAGCTGTGGACCAACGAGCTCAACCCGGCGTTCGCCGACGTGCCGGTGATCAACGTCAACTTCATGCCGCTCAACCACGTGGGCGGACGGATACCGCTCGCCTCGTCGTTCCAGGCCGGCGGCACCAGTTACTTTGTGCCGGAGAGTGATCTGTCGACGTTGTTCGATGACTGGAATCTGGTGCGCCCCACCGAAATGGGCATGGTGCCGCGGGTGGTCGAAATGCTGTACCAGCGCTACCAAAGCGCGGTGGAGCGACTGATCGGGCAGGGCGCCGAGCCCGAGGACGCCGACACTCAGGCGAAAGCCGAACTGCGCGAACAGCTTCTGGGCGGACGCGTGATCACCAGCTTCTCCACCACCGCTCCGCTGGCCGCCGAGATGAAAGACTTCATCGAGTCGTGCCTGGACGTGCATGTGCTCGACGGCTACGGCCTGACCGAGGTGGGGATGGTGTTCAAGGACGGTGTGGTGACGCGGCCGCCGATCCTCGACTACAAGCTGGTCGACGTGCCCGAGCTGGGTTACTTTCACACCGACAGGCCCCATCCGCGCGGCGAGCTGCTGGTGAAGTCGCTGACGGCGTTCAGCGGATATTTCAAGCGACCCGATGTGACGGCGAATGCGTTCGACCCGGACGGGTACTACCGCACCGGTGACGTGATGGCCGAGGTCGGACCGGATCACCTCGTCTACGTCGACCGGCGCAACAACGTATTGAAGCTGGCCCAAGGCGAATTCGTCGCGGTGGCACAGCTGGAGGCCGTCTTCAGCGGCGCCGCCCTGGTGCACCAGGCGTTCGTCTACGGCAACAGCGAACGGCCCTACCTGTTGGCCGTCGTGGTCCCGACCATCGAAGCGCGGGAGCGGTTCGCCGGTGATCCCGACGGCCTCAAGGCCGCGCTGAGCGAATCCCTGCGCCGCACCGCCAAAGTCGCCGAGTTGCAATCCTACGAAGTCCCGGTGGACTTTCTGGTCGAATCCGAGCCGTTCAGCGAGGACAACGGTCTGCTGTCGGGGGTCGGAAAGCTGCTGCGACCCAAGCTCAAGGAGCACTACGGCGCCCGGCTCGAAGACCTCTATGCCGAGCTCGCCGCCACCCGGACGGCCGAGTTGCGCGCGCTGCGCGAAGGCGCGGCGGACCGGCCGGTGATCGACACCCTGACGCGCGCCGCCGAGGCATTGCTCGGCCTGGCCGGCGGTCCGCCGCAGCCGGATGCCCAATTCCTGGACCTGGGCGGCGACTCGTTGTCCGCGCTGACCTTCTCGAACCTGCTGCAGGACATCTTCGACGTGGAAGTACCGGTGGGCCAGATCATCAACCCGGCCTCCGATCTGCGTCAACTCGCGGAATACGTGGAATCCGAACGTGAATCGGGCTCCAAGCGGCCCACGTTCTCTACCGTGCACGGCCGCGGCGCAACGGAAGCCCGCGCGTCCGAGCTCACCCTCGACAAGTTCATCGACGCCGCGACCCTGGCCGAGGCCCCGACGCTGCCGCACGCCACCGGCACACCGCACACGGTGTTGCTGACCGGAGCCAACGGCTACCTCGGCCGCTTCCTGACGCTGGAATGGCTTGAGCGGCTTGCCGAACGAGGCGGAAAACTGATCACCATCATCCGCGGCGCGGACGCCGAGGCCGCCGGCAAGCGGCTGGAGACCGTTTTCGACAGCGGGGATCCGCAACTGCTGAAGAGGTATCGTGCGCTGGCCGCCGACCATCTCGAGGTCGTCGTCGGCGATATCGCCCAGCCGAAACTTGGTATGGATCAAGCAACTTGGGAGCGCTTAGCGCGCGACGTCGACATGATCGTGCACCCGGCTGCGCTGGTCAACCATGTCCTGCCGTACGACCAGCTGTTCGGCCCCAACGTGGTGGGCACCGCGGAATTGATTCGCCTGGCGATCACGACGCGGATCAAACCGGTCACCTACATGTCGACGGTCGCGGTGGCCTTTTCGGTCGATCCCGCCACGTTCGCCGAGGACGGCGACATCCGCACCGTCAGCGCGGTGCGGCCCGTCGATGACAGCTATGCCAACGGCTACGCGAACAGCAAGTGGGGCGGCGAGGTGTTGCTGCGCGAGGCACACGACCTGTGCGGTTTGCCGGCGGCGGTGTTCCGGTCCGACATGATCCTTGCGCACAGCCAGTACGCCGGACAGCTCAATGTCCCGGATGCGTTCACCCGGTTGATATTCAGCTTGCTGGTGACCGGCATCGCGCCGACGTCGTTCTACCAAACCGATGCGCAGGGCAACCGGGCGGTAGCTCACTACGACGGTCTGCCGGCCGACTTCGTGGCGGAGGCGGTCACCACGCTGGGCGAGCAGATAGCAACGGCCGCTGAGGATTCCGGCCGATACCGGTCCTTCGACGTGATGAACCCGCATGACGACGGCATCTCGCTGGACGTCTTCGTGGACTGGTTGATCGGCGCCGGCCATGACATCCGGCGCATCGACGACCATGACGCATGGTTCGGGCGTTTCGAAACGGCGCTGCGCGCACTACCCGACAAGCAGCGTCAGCATTCGGTACTTCCCTTGCTCGACGTCTACCGGAAGCCCGAGGCGCCGCTGCGGGGCGCGCCCGCGCCGACGGATGTGTTCCGCGGCTCGGTACAGGCAGCCAAAATCGGTGCGGACAAAGACATCCCGCATTTGTCGGAGCGGCTGATCGAGAAGTACGTCTCAGATCTGCGGCTGCTCGGGCTGGTGTAGCCCGAAACGCTAACCGTGCAAACCGTTCTTGACCGCGGCGTCCTGCTTGCGGCCGACGTCGATCGCGATCTCCGGGTCGATCGGGTCGTTGGGTGCGCTGTCGAACTCCAGGTTGACCAGCGCCCTGCCCTCGGTGAACAACAGTACGGCGATGGCCTGCGAATTATCCTGCGTGGTGCCCGAGATCATCGCGCCGTTGGAGCCGACGTCGACGGGCTGCCAGGCGCCGGTGACCTTCTTGGCGTAGTTCGTTTTGGTGTTCTCCAGGGCGGCCGCCGCCGTCGCGGGATCGGCGACGATCAAGATGGTGTCCCCGATGCGCCGGCTGTTGTCGGCATTGACGAACAGTTGCGCGACGCCGGTGGTGTTGTTGGAATTCAGCACCGGCGGTTCCGGCGCGGTGAAGTCACCGCCGACATCGCCGGGCTGAATCAGCAGCGCGCTGTAATCCGGGGGCGGCCCGGTCGGGGTGCTCACCACCGCGCCACTCTTGGACGACGGAGCCGAAGTCTTGCCGCTGTTGCCGCAACCGGTGATCGCGATGCCGACCGCAATGGTGGCGGCCGCCCAACCGGTGGCGGTCATCCGAGCACGTCCCATGGGCATCCTTTCCAGCGAGAACAGGGCCAGCGCATATGAACATACGCGCACGCACCAATCGACAGGCGCCGGTTCGCACCTATCCTCGGGTCCGGGGCCACAAAGTTTCGATTCGCGCGATAAGGAGATCGAGATGACGGCTGCAGTGGCACGCGCGGTACGGTTCGACCGCTACGGGGACCGTGACGTGCTGTACGTGGCAGATATCGACATGCCGGCGCCCGGCGAGGGCGAGGTGGTCGTCGAGGTTCGCGCCGCCGGAATCAACCCGGGCGAGGCCGGGATCCGCTCCGGGGCGATGCATGAGATGTTCCCCGCCACGTTTCCCTGCGGGGAAGGCAGCGACCTCGCCGGTGTCGTGACGGCCACCGGTCCCGGGGTCACCGAGTTCGCGATCGGCGACGAGGTTCTGGGGTTCAGCTTCCGGCGATCAAGCCATGCCACCCACACCGCCGTTCCGGTGGACCAGTTGGTCCGCAAACCGCCCCAATTGAGTTGGGAAGCAGCGGGTTCGCTCTACGTCGTCGGCGCGACCGCATACGCCGCCGTCCGCGCCGTCGCGCCGCAGCCGGGCGAAACCGTCGCCGTTTCGGCGGCGGCCGGAGGTGTCGGCAGTCTCGTCGTCCAGCTGTTGGTACTGCGCGAGGCGCGAGTGCTGGGCATCGCCGGCGAGGGCAACGCCGAATGGCTGCGGGCACACGGCGTCATCCCGATCACCTACGGAGCGGGGTTGGCCGAGCGGCTGCGCGAGGCCGCGCCGGACGGAGTCGACGCGTTCATCGACCTGTTCGGCCCGGACTACGTGCAGCTCGCCGTGGATCTCGGGGTCGCACCGCAGCGCATCGACACGATCATCTCCTTTCAGAAAGCCGGCGAAGTCGGCGCCAAAACCGAAGGCAGCACTGACGCGTCCACCCCGGAAGTGCTGACCGAGATCGCCGACCTGATCGTCAGCGGCGCCGTCGATTTCGATATCGCCGCGACCTTTCCGCTGGAGCGGGTGGCCGATGCCTTCGAGGAACTCGAACGCCGGCACACGCACGGCAAGATCGTGCTGCTGCCCAACGGTTCGCGCTGACCGTCAGCCGACGCCGAGCTCGACGATCTTCATCACCACAAAGACGGCGGCCAGCACCAGGTAGCCGCGCAGGATCAACAGGCCGGTCCGGTGGATCGGTGAAAGAGCCGGGCGGTCAAGAGAACTCAGGTTCGGAGTCTGCCAAGTCTGCTGCTCCTGCCTGCGCAGCGCCCGGCTTTCGGCACGGCCAACCGGCGAGCCGAGTTTGGCCGCGCGAGTGTCGCTGTACCACTGGTCGCCGATGATCGCCACGGCGCCGCAAAGTACGCCGACCGCCGCACCTGCCACGAGCCCACCCTCGAGGCTCGCCGTGGACAGGGCCGGGAAGAACGTGGTCGCCGTCAAAGCCAGCGACAGCAGCACCAGCGCCCACACGATCGCCCAGGCAATGACGTTCTGCCGCAACGTGTTCACCCACGGCCCCAGTATCGCCCGGTCATTACAGAGCAACACCAGGAACACCGTCGCTGACGGCAACAAGATGCCGGCCAGCGCCTGCACGCCCTGGGTGACCAGCCCGAGGATGTGATCGGGACTGAACGCCACCGCGGCCGACGCCACGAGCAAGAGCGCGTAGCCGCCGTAGAACCACGGCGCCTCGCTGATCTTCCAGTGCAGTGAGTGCCGCTTGCCCATCGCGTCGCCGATGGCATAGGTGGTGGCCAGCCCAATTGCGTTGGCCCCGATCAGCGAACCGTCCAGCAGGATGATCGCGAACAGCACGCCCACCGGGTGGCGCAGGCCGCTGGCGACCGCACCGGCATCGGTGAAGCTGCCGGTGCTGCCGGTGAGGCCGAAGGCGGTCACCGCCATCAGCGCCGTCGCCCCGACAATGACCACGACGATCCCGATGATCAAATCGGCCCGCGCGTAAGGAATCCAGCGCGCGGTGATGCGCTTGTCGACGACGTTGGACTGCTGGAAGAACAACTGCCACGGCGCGACAGTGGTCCCCACGATCGCGATGATCAACAGCAGGACGGTGGAGTTGAGTCCTCCCGGAAACTGTGGAACCAGCCCGCCGACAGCTACTTTCGTGCTCGGATGCACCAGCAGGACCATCGGGATCATCACCACGTTCACCGCGATCAGCAGGAACATCAGCCCTTCCCAGCGCCGGAACGAGCCCCCTGCCACCACTGCGAACAGCAGTACGGCGGCGGCGGGGATCGCAATGATCTTCGGGCAGCCCAGGAATCCCAACGCGAGTGCGACACCGATGAATTCGGTGACGATCGTAAGGGCGTTCAGAACCACCAGATCACCGACGCTGAATGCACCCCAGAACTTTCCGAAACGCTCGAAGATCAGGCGTGCGTGCCCGACTCGGGCGACCGCACCCAAGCGCAGCACCATCTCCTGGTTGACGTACAGCACCGGAATCAGCAAGGCCAGCGTCCACAACAGGTTCATCCCGTAGTCCTGACCGGCTTGGGCGTACGTCGCGACGCCGCCGGCGTCGTTGTCGCCCACCATGACAATCAATCCGGGACCGGTGATGACCATCAGCGTGCGCAACCGCCGCCACCAGCCGCGCAACGCGCCGTCGTCGTCACGGCCGATGCGGCCGAACGCTCCGATGATGTCGCCGGTGTGCGCGGAATCCAGCACTGGCCAGTCACCCTGCCGGGTGGAAATCAAAGTCATGGGATTCTCGCTGTCTGAATAGTTCGGGCTATACGGGTTGGGTGTTCAACGTGCCCCAGCGGCGGGCCCTGGATCCCCCGCCCGCCGCTGGGGACCGCTGGCGGAACGAATCACCGGTGGTTGCCCACACTGTCCGATGACTCTCCGCCCGGCGCGGCCGAGAGCACGGCGATCGGCGTCAGCGACACATACAGGTTCGCCCGCTCTTCGGGCGTCGGGATGTGCATGGCGCACAACCTGTTTGTCAGCAGCCGACCCGCACGCAGCATCGACCGTCCGCGCAACTTTCCACGACTGCGAATACGCTGCACAACAACAAAAGTCATGATCTTCCCCTGTCGGAAGTCCGACCGGTTCATCGACACGCTAAATGCAACCCGGCATCGGCCGTACCCGTCGACCGTGAATACGGTTGTGGGACGGCACAGATTGAGCTGCGTCAGCAGATAGAAATGCCGGAACCGGTGCGGTTCAAGATGGATTTCGGATGGGAACTATCGCCGGGACTCATCTCGCCCTCACCTCCTCACGGCCATGACACACGCGGGTGTCGTCACATCACACGCGGGAGAGGTACGAATGCCGGGCGATGAGCCCGTCGGCCGCACCCCTCTCGTCGGAGCTTCGGCACTGCACGGCGTATCTGGACCATGTCCAGAAGCCACTTGGGCTCAACCCTTGTGTCCGGGAAGAGCTGTCCTGACCCGGGGCGTCTCTCGACGTTCGGGGTCAGTGGCCTGTGTCCGTGCAGACGCCTCACCTACCGAGGTGCTTGCCTGTCCATGCTGGCACTGCCACCCACTGCTCGTCAAACTCCCTAGCGATCTCTTTACGCGGGGCGTGGCCCGCGTCACATTGACTGATCGCCGGTCATCGCCCGGGTAAAACCGCCGAGGCATACCCTCGAGGGCATGGCCACAACCCTGCAAGACCCTCGCGTCGAGAGCGTGCTCGACCGGATGTACACCGAGACGAAGAACCAGATGGCGTTGCTGCGTGAGCGTCATGGTCAGTTCGACAAGCCGATGACCACCGCGGAGCGCACCGAGGCGATGAGCGAGTTCTACATCCCGGTGACGCCGGAGGCCGGCCGGCTGCTCTACGCGCTGGTGCGAGCAACCCGTCCCACGACGGTTGTCGAGTTCGGAATGTCGTTCGGTATCTCGGCCATTCATCTCGCGGCGGCGGTCCGCGACAACGGCGTCGGGCGGGTGGTGACCACGGAGCTCAGCGCGAGCAAGATTGCGGCCGCGAAGAAGACGTTCGCCGAGACCGGCCTGGACGACGTGATCACGATTCTTGAAGGCGATGCGCTGACCACGCTCGAGGGTAAGGACGGACCGGTCGAATTCGTCTTGCTAGACGGCTGGAAGGACCTGTACCTTCCGGTGATCAAGCTGCTCGAACCCCGGCTCACCACAGGCGCTTTGGTGATCGCCGACAACGCCAGCGCGCCCGACATGGCGCCGTATCTCCAACTCGTGCGCGATCCGGCCAACGGCTACACCAGCTTCAATTTCCTGGTCCGGGAAAGCGACAGCATGGAAGTCAGCTGCCGCACCGACGAGTAGTCCCTAGCGCAGCGACTCTTCGAGCCACGGCGTCAGCCACTTGACCCCCTCCGGGGTCAAGTGGACGCCGTCACTGCGCACCTTGATGCCGTCGACCTTGGCGGTGTAAACGCCGTCGGGGCAAAGCTTTTTGTTCAGATCCAGGATCTGGACTCCTGGGTGCTGAGCAACGGTCTTGCGCAGCATGGCATTCCATTGGTTGACCCGGTCCGGCTGGTCCTCCGGGTACAAGCGGCCGTCCGGCTTCTCACCGCCCCGGCTGTACGGCGCGGTGGCCACGATCACGCGAACTCCGCTGGCGCTCACGATGTTCAGTGCGCGCTCCAGCTCGGCGTTGAGATACGCGTCGAACGTCGGATCGCCGATGTGGGTCCACTGACCTTCGTTGACCCGGTCCACCGTCTCCCAGCGCCCGATGATCAGCAGCGCGACGTCCGGCTGGTCCTGATTGATCTGCGTTGCCCACCTGCCGGGCCAGGTGTCGCATTCGGCACGCTGATCCAGGGTTTGGCCGATGTAGCGGTACGGGGTGCCGCGCACCAGGCTGCACCCGATGACGGTGTGGTCGAGGAACGCGAATCCGGGCGTCGGCGGAAGAAAGTGCATCCAGGTCCACCCGATCGAGTCACCGAATACCGAAACGGTGAACGGCCGGTTGGGGTTTCGCGGCCCGACCGGGCGACTCCCACCCGGCGTGGCCGAGGACACCGCGGCGACCGACGAAACGTCCGGCGGCAGGCCGGGCTCGCGTAGACGTGGGCCGACCGGAATCAGCAGCAAGGTGATCGCGGCGGCGCTGGCGACGGTGGCGGCGGCCAGCGGCAGCAACGCCACCAGGGCCGGCCGCCAGCGTCGGACGGGTTGTTCGATCAGCCAGTAGGAGGCGCCGGCCACCGCCAACGTGAGCCCGCACCGCGCGGCGAACAGCGGCAATCCCGACCATCCGGTGCGTTCGCCGTTGAGCGCCAGAAAGATTGGCCAGTGCCACAGGTAGACGCCGTAGGAGACGGTGCCCAGCCACACCAGCGGGGGTGCGGCCAGGATGCGGGCGACCAACCCGCGCTGCTCCAGTGCCACCGGGGCCACCACGAGGACGGCCGCAATCGCGACCCCGATCAGCAAGCCGTGCCGGAAATCGCCGACGTTGCCCGTCGCGAAGTGAGCCGCGGCCGCCAGCCCCGCCACGCCGGCCATCGGCAGCACGCGGGCGACACGGCGCCCCCAGCGACTGCGGATCATGCACCAGCCTCGGTTCAGCGACGGCCAATCCCTTACCAGCAGGGCCGCTGCCGCAGAGCCGACCAGCAAGGCCTGCGCGCGCGTATCGGTGCCGAAGTAGATGCGGTCGCGCGTGGTGTCAGAGACGAAGACGATGGCGGCCGCCGCGGAGGCCAGCGCGCCCAGGGTGGCGATCACGAAGATGGCGAACCGCACCCCACCGACGGTGGCCCGCATGAAGTAGCGCTTGGCCCGCGCGGCCAGCAGCAGGGTGACCACGATCAGCAGGACCGGCCAGACGAAGTAGTACTGTTCCTCAACGCCGAGCGACCAGGCGTGCTGCAGCGGCGACGGCGGCGCCCCCTGCGTGAAGTAGTCGGTCTTCTGCGCGACGAAACGCCAGTTCGCCACCCAGAGGAACGCGGCGATCGCATCGTCGCGTAACCCGGTAAGGGCCTGGGCGGGAAGCAGTTCGCGGGCCGCGCCCACGGCGAGCACCATCAGCACCAGCGCGGGCAGCAGCCGGCGGGCACGACGAATCCAGAATCCGGTCAGATCGATGCGTCCGGTGCGCCCGAGCTCGTCCAGCAACAGCGAGGTGATCAGGAATCCGCTGAGCACGAAGAAGACGTCGACGCCGAGGAACCCGCCGCTGATGCCGGGGATGCCGCCGTGGTCGGCGAGCACCAGGGCCACGGCTATCGCGCGCAGTCCATCGAGTGCGGGAATGCCGCTGCGTCGCTCGGGTTTATCCCAGATCGCCAGCCGGCCGACCCGACGCACCGGGGCAACCCATCGATTCTGCCGAGCAGAAGACGCCGGTGCGGAGTACG
This genomic interval carries:
- a CDS encoding acyltransferase family protein, which translates into the protein MRRVGRLAIWDKPERRSGIPALDGLRAIAVALVLADHGGIPGISGGFLGVDVFFVLSGFLITSLLLDELGRTGRIDLTGFWIRRARRLLPALVLMVLAVGAARELLPAQALTGLRDDAIAAFLWVANWRFVAQKTDYFTQGAPPSPLQHAWSLGVEEQYYFVWPVLLIVVTLLLAARAKRYFMRATVGGVRFAIFVIATLGALASAAAAIVFVSDTTRDRIYFGTDTRAQALLVGSAAAALLVRDWPSLNRGWCMIRSRWGRRVARVLPMAGVAGLAAAAHFATGNVGDFRHGLLIGVAIAAVLVVAPVALEQRGLVARILAAPPLVWLGTVSYGVYLWHWPIFLALNGERTGWSGLPLFAARCGLTLAVAGASYWLIEQPVRRWRPALVALLPLAAATVASAAAITLLLIPVGPRLREPGLPPDVSSVAAVSSATPGGSRPVGPRNPNRPFTVSVFGDSIGWTWMHFLPPTPGFAFLDHTVIGCSLVRGTPYRYIGQTLDQRAECDTWPGRWATQINQDQPDVALLIIGRWETVDRVNEGQWTHIGDPTFDAYLNAELERALNIVSASGVRVIVATAPYSRGGEKPDGRLYPEDQPDRVNQWNAMLRKTVAQHPGVQILDLNKKLCPDGVYTAKVDGIKVRSDGVHLTPEGVKWLTPWLEESLR